From Acidimicrobiales bacterium, one genomic window encodes:
- a CDS encoding siderophore-interacting protein, whose protein sequence is MSDASPDDRVERLRSRREPPPLVPVTVVERVEVTPRLLRLTFEAAGIDAMCAEPAASVRLLVPSPGTTELILPTWNGNEFLLPGDVRPALRTFTPLAAGAPDRLALEIVRHAGGVVSQWAEHAAVGSPAALSGPGRGAEFSPDATTFHLLGDETAVPAIAQLLDRLAPTTTITVTAEVDRDEAIRPLPPHPGATVEWVVRQQGEAPGARLVAAASELAEITGTTHVWAAGEAASMQAIRKLLFDRRGVARSQTTIRGYWKPERTADQD, encoded by the coding sequence ATGAGCGACGCCAGCCCCGATGATCGCGTCGAACGGCTTCGGTCGCGGCGTGAACCCCCACCGCTCGTCCCCGTGACGGTGGTCGAGCGGGTCGAGGTCACCCCGCGGCTCCTCCGGCTCACGTTCGAGGCTGCCGGTATCGACGCGATGTGCGCCGAACCGGCCGCCAGCGTTCGGCTCCTCGTCCCGTCTCCGGGAACGACAGAGCTGATCCTTCCCACATGGAACGGCAACGAGTTCCTGCTGCCCGGCGACGTGCGACCCGCGTTGCGCACGTTCACCCCGCTCGCGGCCGGGGCACCCGATCGGCTCGCCCTCGAGATCGTCCGTCACGCCGGCGGCGTGGTGTCGCAATGGGCGGAACACGCCGCGGTGGGCTCCCCCGCGGCCCTCTCGGGGCCGGGACGGGGTGCGGAGTTCTCGCCCGATGCGACAACGTTCCATCTCCTCGGCGACGAAACCGCGGTACCGGCGATCGCGCAACTACTCGATCGTCTCGCTCCCACGACGACGATCACGGTGACGGCCGAAGTCGATCGGGACGAGGCGATCCGCCCCCTTCCCCCACACCCCGGGGCGACGGTCGAGTGGGTCGTGCGGCAGCAGGGCGAGGCGCCCGGTGCACGGCTCGTCGCCGCCGCGAGCGAGCTTGCCGAGATCACCGGGACCACCCACGTCTGGGCGGCCGGCGAGGCCGCGTCGATGCAGGCGATCCGCAAGCTGCTCTTCGATCGACGCGGCGTCGCCCGATCACAGACGACGATCCGCGGCTACTGGAAGCCCGAGCGGACCGCCGATCAGGACTGA
- a CDS encoding DUF1269 domain-containing protein has translation MTADASEGKQQTLVGISFDDLYRAQEFMTAAVGMAARGDLVLDDRVLIVKDEKGDTKVVETTDLQSGRSAVSGAMWAGLVGLIIGGPVGWAAGIAAGAGAGAIAAKVIDLGISDEWVEWFRQAVVPGSAIVALLVTDLRDDALVEEARRFTGSHLVYANLEEGMIERLAEALGDLDGPDARPEAPEDQS, from the coding sequence ATGACCGCCGACGCGAGCGAGGGCAAACAACAGACGCTGGTCGGGATCTCGTTCGACGACCTGTACCGCGCCCAGGAGTTCATGACTGCGGCCGTCGGCATGGCCGCCCGCGGTGATCTCGTGCTCGACGATCGGGTACTGATCGTCAAGGACGAGAAGGGCGACACCAAGGTCGTCGAGACCACCGACCTCCAGAGCGGGCGCAGTGCCGTCTCCGGGGCGATGTGGGCCGGGCTCGTCGGGCTGATCATCGGCGGCCCCGTCGGCTGGGCCGCAGGCATCGCCGCTGGTGCCGGTGCCGGCGCCATCGCCGCGAAGGTGATCGACCTCGGCATCTCCGACGAGTGGGTCGAGTGGTTCCGCCAGGCCGTCGTCCCCGGGTCGGCGATCGTCGCGCTCCTGGTCACCGACCTCCGCGACGACGCACTCGTCGAGGAGGCCCGCCGGTTCACCGGATCGCATCTGGTCTACGCGAACCTCGAAGAGGGCATGATCGAGCGTCTGGCCGAGGCGCTGGGTGATCTCGACGGGCCCGACGCCCGCCCCGAGGCACCCGAAGATCAGTCCTGA
- a CDS encoding NAD(P)/FAD-dependent oxidoreductase, which translates to MSETVASPEHSAVPEHLDVLVIGAGLSGIDAGYHLQAADPDLSYAIFEARDAIGGTWDLFRYPGVRSDSDMYTLGYPWRPWRGEKAIADGDDILAYIVDAAAEHGIDEKIRFGLRVIALEWSTPEACWNVTAVEVGTDRRITLTCGFVVSCTGYYRYDRGHTPDFDGLEDYSGQVIHPQFWPEDFDASGARVVVIGSGATAVTLVPALVDPASTHRADHVTMLQRSPTYIAAVPYKNPIVGRLEKVVPDRWSGPAVRWFAALGSQGFFRFARRFPKLVRSLLLKGVERELPDGYDIATHFTPRYDPWDQRLCADPDGTLFAAIRRGDVSVVTDEIDRFTATGVRLRSGIELPADIVVTATGLELLFLGGTQVVVDGGVVDLSSRLLYRGMMLEGVPNLAIAVGYTNASWTLKCDLTCEYVPRLLAEMRAQGKAQATPRNHDRSVSSEPVLGLTAGYVQRSAHLFPRQGWKAPWRVHQSYLKDYRAIRRGAVVDEALELSNPRVDAAPHRAGVVSRILRT; encoded by the coding sequence ATGAGCGAGACGGTCGCATCGCCCGAACACTCGGCCGTCCCCGAACACCTGGATGTCCTCGTCATCGGGGCCGGTCTGTCCGGCATCGACGCGGGCTATCACCTGCAGGCGGCGGACCCCGACCTGTCCTATGCGATCTTCGAGGCGCGCGACGCGATCGGGGGTACGTGGGATCTGTTCCGCTACCCGGGTGTCCGCTCCGACAGCGACATGTACACGCTGGGCTACCCGTGGCGCCCATGGCGTGGCGAGAAGGCGATCGCCGACGGCGACGACATCCTCGCCTACATCGTCGACGCAGCAGCCGAACACGGGATCGACGAGAAGATCCGCTTCGGCCTGCGGGTGATCGCCCTCGAGTGGTCGACCCCCGAGGCCTGCTGGAACGTGACGGCGGTCGAGGTCGGCACCGACCGGCGGATCACCCTCACCTGCGGTTTCGTCGTGTCGTGCACCGGCTACTACCGCTACGACCGGGGACACACCCCCGACTTCGACGGCCTCGAAGACTATTCGGGGCAGGTGATCCATCCCCAGTTCTGGCCCGAGGACTTCGATGCGTCGGGGGCCCGTGTCGTCGTCATCGGGAGTGGCGCGACCGCCGTCACCCTCGTGCCGGCCCTCGTCGATCCGGCGAGCACCCACCGGGCCGACCACGTCACCATGCTGCAACGATCGCCCACCTACATCGCGGCCGTCCCCTACAAGAACCCCATCGTGGGCAGGCTCGAGAAGGTGGTGCCCGACCGCTGGTCGGGGCCTGCGGTCCGTTGGTTCGCGGCGCTGGGTTCGCAGGGCTTCTTCCGCTTCGCCCGTCGCTTCCCGAAGTTGGTGCGATCGCTGTTGCTGAAGGGCGTCGAACGCGAGCTGCCCGACGGCTACGACATCGCCACACACTTCACACCCCGCTACGACCCGTGGGACCAGCGCCTCTGCGCCGATCCCGACGGCACGCTGTTCGCGGCGATCCGTCGTGGCGACGTGTCCGTCGTGACCGACGAGATCGACCGCTTCACGGCGACCGGTGTCCGCCTGCGTTCGGGTATCGAGTTGCCGGCCGACATCGTCGTGACCGCGACCGGGCTCGAGCTGCTCTTCCTGGGCGGGACGCAGGTCGTCGTCGACGGTGGGGTCGTCGACCTCTCGTCGCGGCTGCTGTATCGGGGGATGATGCTCGAGGGTGTGCCCAACCTCGCGATCGCGGTGGGCTACACCAACGCGTCGTGGACGTTGAAGTGCGATCTCACCTGTGAGTACGTGCCCCGTCTCCTCGCCGAGATGCGGGCGCAGGGAAAGGCCCAGGCAACCCCGCGCAACCACGACCGCAGTGTCTCGTCCGAGCCGGTACTCGGTCTCACCGCGGGCTATGTCCAACGATCGGCCCACCTCTTCCCGCGGCAGGGGTGGAAGGCGCCGTGGCGGGTGCATCAGAGCTACCTCAAGGACTATCGGGCGATCCGGCGCGGTGCCGTGGTCGACGAGGCGCTGGAGCTGTCGAATCCCCGCGTCGATGCCGCGCCGCACCGGGCGGGGGTTGTCTCCCGTATCCTCCGTACATGA
- a CDS encoding metal-dependent hydrolase — MTTVPTTTPVPTAKTAPARAVPTRRISFDESLAALPKHFAGDDDLIASHLAAVLSALFPDGEDFFVRSVRNFRDRIDDPALQRDVAGFIGQEAVHGREHRVLNDRLAELGYPTKRIERSVRFGLRVRDRLASPIANLAATAALEHYTATLAELLLSNEEVREQLGTPELRDVFLWHALEECEHKAVAFDVYKAVGGSERTRKMQMNLITVSFIWAVSFNVFLSLLWDRETYRRGRLRASVRRLRKSPMFTKDVWRRLRDYNRSDFHPDDHDTDELLEAWRDELFGAEGRLNHMLAGAA, encoded by the coding sequence ATGACCACAGTGCCCACCACGACCCCAGTGCCCACAGCGAAGACCGCGCCGGCTCGGGCGGTGCCCACTCGCCGCATCTCGTTCGACGAGTCGCTCGCGGCGCTCCCCAAGCACTTCGCCGGCGATGACGACCTCATCGCCAGCCATCTCGCTGCCGTCCTCTCCGCCCTGTTCCCCGACGGCGAGGACTTCTTCGTCCGCTCCGTGCGCAACTTCCGCGACCGGATCGACGACCCGGCGCTGCAGCGCGACGTCGCCGGATTCATCGGGCAGGAAGCAGTGCACGGCAGGGAGCACCGCGTGCTCAACGACCGCCTGGCCGAACTCGGCTACCCGACCAAGCGCATCGAGCGCTCGGTCCGCTTCGGCCTCCGGGTGAGGGATCGGCTGGCCTCGCCGATCGCCAATCTCGCGGCGACCGCTGCGCTCGAGCACTACACGGCCACCCTCGCCGAGTTGCTGCTGAGCAACGAGGAGGTACGCGAGCAGCTGGGCACGCCCGAGTTGCGCGACGTGTTCTTGTGGCACGCGCTCGAGGAATGCGAGCACAAGGCGGTCGCGTTCGACGTCTACAAGGCGGTCGGCGGTTCGGAGCGCACCCGGAAGATGCAGATGAACCTGATCACGGTGAGCTTCATCTGGGCGGTCTCGTTCAATGTCTTCCTGTCGCTGCTGTGGGATCGTGAGACCTACCGGCGTGGTCGCCTTCGGGCAAGCGTCCGGCGGCTGCGCAAGAGCCCGATGTTCACCAAGGACGTGTGGCGCCGCCTGCGCGACTACAACCGCAGCGACTTCCACCCCGACGACCACGACACCGACGAACTGCTCGAGGCCTGGCGAGACGAGTTGTTCGGCGCCGAGGGTCGACTCAACCACATGCTCGCCGGGGCTGCATGA
- a CDS encoding TetR/AcrR family transcriptional regulator: MSLALGRDTGFVTITDPPTEKGAQTRDAILTVAIARFGRDGYRATSVADIARDANVSGTLAYAYFDNKRALFLAALDADIAALIEEGVSSVLETPGDQTWRDSLVFTLIEALDRRPLARRMLAGLEPEVADRIVELPAMEELRSAVAARLRADQGVGLVRADIDAETIGHGIVGIFITMLLAAVQFGADAGAAHGREMLAVIEAAVDPLPR; this comes from the coding sequence ATGTCTCTCGCCCTCGGCCGCGACACTGGATTCGTGACGATCACCGATCCCCCGACCGAGAAGGGCGCCCAGACCCGCGACGCGATCCTCACCGTGGCGATCGCCCGCTTCGGGCGCGACGGGTACCGGGCCACATCCGTTGCCGACATCGCCCGCGACGCCAACGTCAGCGGCACCCTCGCCTACGCCTACTTCGACAACAAGCGGGCACTCTTCCTCGCCGCCCTCGACGCCGACATCGCCGCCCTCATCGAGGAAGGGGTGTCGTCGGTGCTCGAGACGCCCGGAGACCAGACCTGGCGAGACTCGCTGGTCTTCACCCTCATCGAGGCCCTCGACCGGCGGCCGCTCGCCCGCCGGATGCTCGCCGGCCTCGAGCCCGAGGTCGCCGATCGCATCGTCGAACTTCCGGCGATGGAGGAGCTCCGATCGGCGGTCGCCGCTCGCCTCCGCGCCGATCAGGGCGTCGGACTGGTGCGAGCCGACATCGATGCCGAGACGATCGGGCACGGCATCGTCGGCATCTTCATCACGATGCTGCTCGCCGCCGTGCAGTTCGGTGCCGACGCCGGCGCGGCCCACGGACGCGAGATGCTCGCCGTCATCGAGGCCGCCGTCGATCCCCTTCCCCGCTGA
- a CDS encoding NAD(P)/FAD-dependent oxidoreductase, which translates to MSSDSDAIDPVAEARERYEREREKRVRDDGLAQYKEFTGDYADFDRDPWVVPGFTREPVVEERLALIVGAGFGGMLTSVELTRLGIRDFRIIDKAGDFGGTWYWNRYPGCMCDVESYTYMPLLEETGYMPTEKYASATEIFEHCQRIGRHFDLYDHALFQTEMETAEWDDDAEHWNITTTRGDRIAAKFLITAGGILHKAKLPGIEGIETFAGRSFHTARWDYSYTGGSATTPMDKLADKTVGIIGTGATAVQVVPQLARTAKDVYVFQRTPSAVGVRNNGPTDVEWFSSLEPGWQEERMRNFTAAVTGEKPEQDLVGDGWTRILWENTNIQAESPEQRRELDQADFEVMAELRQRVEDTVHDPETAEKLKPWYGKHCKRVCFHDDYLAAFNEPNVHLVDTDGRGVREIGPAGPIVDGKQYDLDLLIFASGFEVTTGLVRRLGFDPVGRNGTRLSERWGDGAHTLHGILTADFPNMLVISTVQAGFGTNFVHFLSESARHVAWIVATCESEGIASIEATVEAEDEWLSVLHGVAMGLAEYSLTCTPGYYNSEGSFTPEGARNLVYPGSLMHYAGYLQRWRESGDMAGTRLTHTS; encoded by the coding sequence ATGTCTTCAGATTCCGACGCCATCGACCCCGTCGCCGAAGCCCGCGAGCGATACGAGCGCGAGCGTGAGAAGCGCGTGCGCGACGACGGACTCGCGCAGTACAAGGAGTTCACCGGCGACTACGCGGACTTCGACCGCGACCCCTGGGTCGTTCCGGGCTTCACGCGCGAACCGGTCGTCGAGGAACGCCTCGCCCTCATCGTCGGTGCCGGCTTCGGCGGCATGCTCACCTCGGTCGAGCTGACCCGGCTGGGCATCCGCGACTTCCGCATCATCGACAAAGCGGGCGACTTCGGCGGCACCTGGTACTGGAACCGCTACCCGGGCTGCATGTGCGACGTCGAGTCCTACACCTACATGCCGCTGCTCGAGGAGACGGGCTACATGCCCACCGAGAAGTACGCCAGCGCCACCGAGATCTTCGAGCACTGCCAGCGGATCGGTCGCCACTTCGACCTCTACGACCATGCCCTCTTCCAGACGGAGATGGAAACGGCCGAGTGGGACGACGACGCCGAGCACTGGAACATCACGACCACCCGCGGCGACCGCATCGCGGCGAAGTTCCTGATCACCGCCGGCGGCATCCTCCACAAGGCGAAGCTGCCCGGCATCGAAGGCATCGAGACCTTCGCCGGACGGTCGTTCCACACCGCCCGCTGGGACTACTCCTACACCGGCGGCAGCGCGACGACGCCGATGGACAAGCTCGCCGACAAGACGGTCGGCATCATCGGTACCGGTGCGACGGCGGTCCAGGTCGTCCCCCAGCTGGCCCGCACCGCGAAGGACGTCTACGTCTTCCAGCGGACACCGTCCGCGGTCGGGGTGCGCAACAACGGCCCGACCGACGTGGAGTGGTTCTCGAGCCTCGAGCCGGGTTGGCAGGAGGAGCGCATGCGCAACTTCACGGCGGCGGTCACCGGCGAGAAGCCCGAGCAGGACCTCGTCGGCGACGGCTGGACCCGCATTCTCTGGGAGAACACCAACATCCAGGCCGAGAGCCCCGAGCAACGCCGCGAACTCGACCAGGCCGACTTCGAGGTCATGGCGGAACTCCGCCAGCGGGTCGAGGACACCGTCCACGATCCCGAGACGGCCGAGAAGCTCAAGCCCTGGTACGGCAAGCACTGCAAGCGGGTCTGCTTCCACGACGACTACCTGGCCGCGTTCAACGAGCCCAACGTGCACCTCGTCGACACCGACGGCCGGGGCGTGCGCGAGATCGGTCCGGCCGGGCCCATCGTCGACGGCAAGCAGTACGACCTCGACCTGCTGATCTTCGCCTCCGGCTTCGAGGTGACCACCGGCCTGGTGCGCAGGCTGGGGTTCGACCCGGTCGGCCGCAACGGCACGCGGCTGAGCGAACGATGGGGCGACGGCGCCCACACCCTGCACGGCATCCTCACCGCGGACTTCCCGAACATGTTGGTCATCAGCACCGTGCAGGCCGGCTTCGGCACCAACTTCGTCCATTTCCTGTCCGAGTCGGCCCGTCATGTGGCGTGGATCGTGGCCACATGCGAGTCGGAGGGAATCGCCTCGATCGAGGCGACCGTCGAGGCCGAGGACGAGTGGCTGTCGGTGCTGCACGGCGTGGCCATGGGTCTCGCCGAGTATTCCCTGACCTGCACGCCGGGCTACTACAACAGCGAGGGCAGCTTCACCCCGGAGGGTGCCCGCAATCTCGTCTACCCCGGAAGCCTGATGCACTACGCCGGCTATCTCCAGCGCTGGCGCGAATCCGGCGACATGGCGGGAACCCGCCTGACGCACACGTCCTGA
- a CDS encoding ABC transporter ATP-binding protein, producing MQPDDAEQDSRLGDKIIANGVHRYFGGAGSERIHAMGPVDLTIRDGEFVCLVGPSGCGKSTFLRMVAGLIGPSEGSVELSTRSDTQSTAMVFQDYSIFPWKRVIDNARYGLDIQGVKKKEGNERALAYLEKLGLGERARSWPHTLSGGMKQRVAIARALAVEPQILLMDEPFAALDAQMRQILQDELLALWQADRRTVLFITHSLEEAVLLGDRVLVMSSRPGRIIADISVPFERPRSNEIRDSPEFAAMTSQLWRLLRAEVEPDREETVEP from the coding sequence TTGCAGCCTGACGATGCAGAGCAGGATTCGCGGCTCGGCGACAAGATCATCGCGAACGGAGTCCACCGCTACTTCGGCGGCGCCGGGTCCGAACGGATCCATGCGATGGGTCCGGTCGACCTGACGATCCGCGACGGCGAGTTCGTGTGTCTCGTCGGACCATCGGGCTGCGGCAAGTCGACGTTCCTGCGCATGGTCGCCGGCTTGATCGGACCGAGCGAAGGCTCCGTCGAACTCTCGACCCGCTCCGACACCCAGTCGACGGCGATGGTGTTCCAGGACTATTCGATCTTCCCGTGGAAGCGGGTGATCGACAACGCCCGCTACGGCCTCGACATCCAGGGCGTGAAGAAGAAGGAAGGCAACGAACGGGCGCTCGCGTACCTCGAGAAGCTGGGGCTCGGCGAACGGGCCCGGTCGTGGCCGCACACGCTCTCGGGCGGCATGAAGCAGCGGGTGGCCATCGCCCGCGCACTCGCCGTCGAACCACAGATCCTGTTGATGGACGAGCCGTTCGCCGCCCTCGATGCCCAGATGCGCCAGATCCTCCAGGACGAGCTCCTCGCCCTCTGGCAGGCAGACCGCCGGACCGTGCTGTTCATCACCCACAGTCTCGAAGAGGCCGTGCTTCTCGGCGACCGCGTCCTCGTGATGTCGTCGCGCCCGGGCCGGATCATCGCCGACATCTCGGTGCCGTTCGAGCGGCCCCGCAGCAACGAGATCCGGGACAGTCCCGAATTCGCGGCGATGACCAGTCAGCTCTGGCGACTCCTGCGCGCCGAAGTCGAGCCCGACCGAGAGGAGACCGTCGAGCCATGA
- a CDS encoding ABC transporter permease, whose translation MSDDPVQAARAELTTHSLERVVRVPSPADRDPNKYLRRRRIIETTLAVAFPVLILTLWQVAASAEWIDRRFYPPPSDIAGEIGRTFKENPKGNWWVDIGISVRRMLWGYGWGVFFGLLFGVTMGTFRTLRVTLEPTLNALYTVPKLALIGIFLIVLGFDDKPLIAVIAVTVFFFVWIQSMAAVLAVSDQLQETAKSFGSSRLQTFRHVILPASLPQIFLGLRVAAGVAVLTLIGVEFVFSPGLQGIGYRINNARTVLDPLQAYVGLFVAAVLGVLFVAVIQFLSRLATPWASNDRSVL comes from the coding sequence ATGAGCGACGATCCCGTGCAAGCCGCACGCGCCGAACTCACCACCCATTCCCTCGAGCGGGTCGTGCGGGTGCCCTCACCGGCCGACCGCGACCCCAACAAGTACCTGCGCCGGCGCCGCATCATCGAGACCACCCTCGCCGTCGCATTCCCGGTGCTGATCCTGACCCTGTGGCAGGTTGCCGCCTCGGCCGAGTGGATCGACCGCCGCTTCTATCCACCGCCGAGCGACATCGCCGGCGAGATCGGCCGCACCTTCAAGGAGAACCCGAAGGGCAACTGGTGGGTCGACATCGGGATCAGTGTCCGCCGCATGCTCTGGGGCTACGGCTGGGGTGTGTTCTTCGGCCTCCTGTTCGGCGTCACGATGGGCACGTTCCGCACCCTGCGGGTCACGCTCGAACCGACGCTCAACGCTCTCTACACCGTGCCGAAGCTCGCCCTCATCGGCATCTTCCTCATCGTGCTCGGATTCGACGACAAGCCGCTCATCGCCGTCATCGCCGTCACGGTGTTCTTCTTCGTCTGGATCCAGTCGATGGCCGCAGTGCTCGCGGTGTCGGACCAGCTCCAGGAGACGGCGAAGTCGTTCGGGAGTTCCCGCCTGCAGACGTTCCGCCACGTGATCCTGCCGGCCTCGCTCCCCCAGATCTTCCTCGGCCTGCGGGTGGCGGCCGGGGTGGCGGTGCTGACCCTCATCGGCGTGGAGTTCGTCTTCTCGCCGGGGCTCCAGGGCATCGGCTATCGGATCAACAACGCCCGCACCGTGCTCGATCCACTCCAGGCCTACGTCGGACTCTTCGTCGCCGCGGTCCTCGGGGTGCTGTTCGTCGCGGTGATCCAGTTCCTGTCCAGGTTGGCAACACCCTGGGCATCCAATGACCGATCCGTCCTGTGA